The window AGGAAGCCCCCGCTGCGTGCGGCGTTCGTGGTCACCATCTGCCGCGCACCGAACTGGTCTTCGATGGTGGTGGTCATGGCCACGGCGTTGCCAAAGGCATCGACGATGCTGATGTGGCTGGTGCCGTACTCGGGCTGGTTGGGCATGGGTGCAAAGCCCGTCTTGACGGCACCGGGGTTGCCGGGCTGGGCAACCTTCATGCTCTGCGTGCCAATGAGCTTGGCGCGCTCGGCCAGGTAGGGGGGCGCGAGCAGACTGGTCCAGCTGCCGGCGGGAGGCTGCACAAAGTCGGGGTCGGCCACGTACTGGGCGCGGTCGGCAAAGGCCAGGCGGGCGGCTTCGGTGTAGAGGTGCAGCCAGTCCGCGCTGGGCAGGCCGTCCTGCAGGGGCTTGGCGGCGGCGTCGGTGTTCTTCAGGATGCCCAGGATCTGCCCGATGGCGATGGCCCCGGAGCTGGGGGGCGGAAAGCCGCACACGCGGTAGTCCTTGCTGGCCACCTGGTAGTCGTGGCACAGCGCATCGCGCTTCTTGGGCTGGTAGCCAGCCATGTCGGCCAGGCTGAGCTTGCCGGGGTTGGTAGGGTGCTTTTGCACCTTGTCCACGATGGCCTGGGCGATCTCGCCTTCGTGCAGGGCCTTGCTGCCTTCAGCGGCGATGCGGCGCAGCACGGTGGCCAGCTCGGGGTTGCGCAGGTTCACGCCCACATCGCGCGCGTCGCCATCGGCCTTGTAGAAATAGGCGGCGGCCACGGGGTCCTTCTTGAGGTGGGCGTCGGCTTTGACGAGGGTGTTCAGCCGCGCGCTGACCTTGAAGCCGCCTTCGGCCAGCGTGATGGCGGGCTGGAACAGCGTGGCCCAGGGCAGCTTGCCGTGCTGCTTGTGCGCCATTTCCAGCATGCGCACGGTGCCGGGCACGCCGACCGAGCGGCCGCCCACCACGCCGTCGTAGAACGGCACGGGTTTGCCGTCGGCGCCCAGGAAGAGTTTTTCATCGGCGGCAGCGGGCGCGGTCTCTCGGCCATCGTAGGCCTCCACCACCTTGCCGTTGCTGTGCAGCAGGAAGGCACCGCCACCGATGCCGCTGGACTGGGGCTCCACCAGCGTCAGCACCATCTGCACGGCAATGGCCGCGTCGACGGCCGAGCCACCGGCCTTGAGGATCTGGTAGCCCGCGTCGGTGGCCAGCGGGTTGGCAGCGGCCACTGCGAACTTCTCGGTGGCCCAGCCCGGCTTTTCGGTGTAGCCGGACGAGCCCTCGGGCTGTGCGGGCACGGTGTAGGCGAACTGGGAGGGAGCGCTGACGCAGCCCGCCAGGGCCACCAGGGTGGCGAGGGCCGCAGGGGCCAGCAGGTTGCGGCTGAACGGGCGGCGCAGGGGTGACGTGGCAGGCAGGGCAGTGGGGGACATGCGGGTCTCCTGTGGGTGCAAGCAGCGAAGCGGCCATGGTAAGGGGCCTTGCTGCAGCCTGCGAGGGCGTGCCAGGGGCTGCTGGAGGGGTTTGCGCAGCGATTGAATGTATTTTGTGGCGGTAGCGCTAGTGCAATATGCCTGAGTAGCTATCAAAAAGATAGTTGTTACCGACCGTCAGCGGCTGTTCTCTGGCCATCTCTGAGCCCTGGTGCGGCGTAGTGACAAGGGGCTCCCGGGCCTGGAGGCTTGCGCCACGCCCTCTCAGGCCGCCTGGGGCCCCGCGCGGCCGTCTTCCACCACAAACCGGGCGAGCGTGGATGCGCCGCTGTCAGCGCGCAACGGGTCGTCCACCACGCGCAGCGTGGTGGTCCAGCGCGCGGGGGTGATGTCGGCCAGGCCATAGCCGCGCTGGTCGCAGCGTGCCAGCAGCACATGCGGGTTGTGGCGGACGATGGCGTCCACCTTGGCCTGCGTGGTGCCCGATCGCGAACTGATGGAAGTGCCGCAGAACTCGCTGGCCACCACGGCCGAGTCGGCGCGCGCGGCGTCTGCATGCACGCGGCAGACGTAGTTCTGGTGGATGTCGCCGCCCAGCAGCACCGTATTGCGCGGCGTGTGCCGGGCCACGGATTGCAGCAGGCGCTGGCGTGCGGCGGGGTAACCGTCCCACGCATCGGTGGGTACCGTGCCAGAGGGGTAGTGGCGTGGTGAGAACAGGGTCTGCTGTGCGATCACGCTCCAGCGCGTGGCCTGTGCGCTCGCCGTATCGGCGGCCAGGCCTGCGTCCAGCCAGCGCTCTTGCGAGCTGCCCAACAGGCTGCGCTGTGGCTGGGCCAGCTCGGCGCAGTCGGCGGGGCGCACAGCGGGTGCACTGCTGGCGTCGGGCGTGCGGCATGCTTGCCAGCTGCGGTACTGGCGGCTGTCGAGCAGGTGGATGTGTGCCAGCTGGCCCCAGCGCAGGCGGCGGTAAATCTGCAGCGCATCCCAGCGGGTGTCGAGTACGGGGCGCTGTAGGCTGGCCGCGCGCAGCGGCATGTTCTCGTAAAACGCCTGCCACGCCGCACTGCGCTGGGCCAGAAAGGCGGCGCTGCCCGCAGCCTCGCCGCGGCCTGCATCGGCGGCGTAGTCGTTTTGCACCTCGTGGTCATCCCAGGTCACGGCCCAGGGGCAGGTGGCGTGGGCCAGCTGCAGTGCGGGGTCGCTCTTGTGCAGGGCGTACCGGTCGCGGTAGTCGGCCAGCGTGGTGGCGTGGCGCAGGCTGTGGGTGCGTGCCAGGTCGGTGGTGGTTTTGGGGGTGGCGTATTCGTAGATGTAGTCGCCCAGGAACAGCACCAGGTCCGGCTGGTCGGCGACCAGATGGCGCCAAGCCGCGTAGTGCCCATGTTCCCAGCGCTGGCACGAGGCAAACGCCACCCGCAGCGCTCCGGGCAGGTCGCCCGCCGCAGGCGCGGTGCGCGTGCGGCCCGTGGGGCTCACCGCGTCGCCCAGCATGAAGCGGTAGTGGTACCAGCGCGCGGGTTGCAGGCCCTGCAGCTCCACATGCACGCTGTGCCCCAGCGCAGGCAGCGCGGGGGCCTCGCCCTTTTGCACGATTTGGGCAAAGCCTGCGTCGTGCGCCACCTCCCATCGCACGGTGTGGGCAGCTTGCATCTGCGCAGGGTCGGTCAGCAAGAGCCGTGTCCATAGCATCACGCCATCAGGTGCCGGGTCGCCGCTAGCTACGCCCAGGGTAAAGGGGTTGCTTTGCAGCGTGGGCGGGGTGCTCCAGGCCCAGCGAGGGAGGGCGGTGGCGGTGGCAGCCAGGGCTGCTTGTCGCAGAAACCTGCGCCTCAATTGCGGAGTCATCGCGGGGTGCTGGGTCGCCGCGCGGCGCTCAAAACTGGCACGGCCCAGGCCAGCGTCACCGCGCAAGGGCCGCCCCGCCGCGCTGGTGGCGTCCCCCCTCTGGGGGGAAGGCGCCGAAGGCGACACAGGGGGGAGGTAATCAAGCCGCCATTACCCGATTTTTGCCAGAGCGCTTGGCCAGGTACATCGCCTGGTCGGCCCGCACGATGGCATCGGTGCTGCTCTCGCTGTCGCCCAGCTGGGCAACGCCCGCACTGAAGGTGATGAGCACTTTCTCGGTACCTTGCAGAAAAAAGCGCGTGGTCAGTTCGCGCTGAAGGCGCGTCATGGCGGTCACGCCGGCCTCGGCCGTGGTGTCGGGCAGCACGATCACGAACTCTTCGCCGCCATAGCGTGCCAGCAGGTCCTGTGGCCGCATGACCTCGCGCGTGACCTGGGCCAGGTGCACCAGTGCAGCGTCGCCCCCGGCATGGCCCAGTCGGTCGTTGATGGTCTTGAAGTTGTCCACGTCCAGCAGCGCCAGGCACAGCGTCGAGCCCAGGCGGCGGGCACGGGCAATCTCGCGCTCTACAGCCTCATCCAGGCCCTTGCGGTTGAGCGAGCCGGTCAGCGGGTCGTGGCGGGCCTGAGCGCTGGCGCGGTCCAGTTCTTCCTGCAGCTTTGCTACCTCGGCGCGCTTGGCCTCGGTGCGCTCGCGCAGGTCTTGCAGTTCGTCGTGGGCCACGCGGCTGTCCAGGGCCATGGCCCGGGTGGCGGTCATCACCTCCTGCAGCACCGGGGCAATCTCCTGCAGGGTGCTGGCTTTACCAATCAGGTCGGCGCAACGTTCCATCGCACCCTGGTACGAGGTGCTGGACGCGGTGATACGTGCCAGCCGCTCGATGAAGGTGGCCAGCATTTCCTTCATCTGCTCCTGTGCCTCCAGCGACCGTGCCTTGGCTTCGGTCTGCTTGAAGATCACATCCTTGAGCCGGCGCTGCACATCGTCCAGCCGCCGCAGCGTCAGCGGCGGGGTCGATGCGCTCATCAGCGCCTCGGCCTGGCCCTGCAGCCAGCGGTCGTCCACACTGAGCACGGCAATGTTCTCGAAGATCATGTGCAGCAACTCCAGCAGGCTGGTGCGGATGGAGGCCTGCTCTTCGGTGGCAAACGACAGGCGGTAGCTGAAGTTGCCCAGCATGGGCTGCGCGGTGGCCAACAGGGGCGCAGGCTCGCGTAGAAAGGTGACGAGCTTCTGCGCCATGTCGATGACGCGGGGGTCGTCGTCGCCCAGCGCGGGCAGGGTGTTGTCGATCAGGCGGGCCAGGGCCTCGGCAAACTCGGCGGGCAGTTCGCCCAGCGCGGAGGGGGCATCGGCAACTTCGATGGGTTTGGACGCGGTGGCCGGATGCAGGCCCAGGTTGGCATACCCCACCATCACGCTTTGCAGCGATGTCCAGTCCCTGGTGATGATGGCGCGCTCAAATTGTCCCAGCAGGCGCTTTTGGGCGGGTGTCTGGCCGGGCAACACGCGCTGGATGCTGCTCAGCGGTCCCTCGGGAAAGGGTTGCGGGCTGCGGACGCCCGCTATTTCATCGTAGATCGCGAGGTAGTTGTCTGGCGTGGGGGGCAGTCGGCGTGCGGCCAGCTGTTTGAGCGTCTCGCGCGCGATCTCGGAAGGTGGTCGGTCGGCCATGGGCGGGCACCAGTGTCAGGAGGCTGGAATGCGCAAGTGTGACACAGGCAAGGCGCTGCAAGTGCTGGCATACCGGGCCGGGCGGGTGTGCCCGTTAAGAACGTGTAGACGATCCCCTGCGAGATCGCGAACACGTTCTAGTGGGGCAGGCAGGCCGTCAGTTCACCATGACCAGCTTGCCCATCACCCCGCGCGAACCCATGTGGGCATAGGCCGCGGGCAGTTCGGCCATGGGCATGGTGCGGTCGATCACCGGCTTGATCTTGCCCTGCGCGTACCACTGCGCCAGCTCGCCCATCATGGCGGCGTTGGCCTTGGGCTCGCGCTTGGAAAAATCGCCCCAGAACACGCCGACGATGGATGCGCCCTTGAGCAGCGCCAGGTTGAAAGGAAGCGCCGGGATGGGGCCCGAGGCAAAACCCACCACCAGGTAGCGGCCGCGCCAGGCGATGGAGCGGAAGGCGGGCTCGGCAAAGTCGCCGCCCACGGGGTCATAGATCACATCGGGGCCCTTGCCGTCCGTGAGGGTCTTGATGGCCTCGCGCAGGTTGTCCTTGCTGTAGTTGATCGTGGCGTCGGCCCCGATGGACGTGCACAGTGCACATTTTTCGTCGCTGGAGGCCGCAGCGATCACACGTGCACCCATGGCCTTGGCGATCTGGATGGCGGCCGTGCCCACGCCCCCGGCAGCGCCCAGCACCAGCACGGTCTCGCCTGCCTTGAGCTGGGCGCGGTCCACCAGCGCGTGGTGCGATGTGGCGTAGATCATGATGAAAGCGGCCGCATCGACATGCGAGAACCCGTCAGGCAGGGGCATGCACAGCGCGGCGGGTGCGACGGTGTGGGTGCCAAAGCCGCCCGTGCCCGACAGGCAGGCCACGTTCTGGCCCACCTTGAGGTGCGTGACGCCTTCGCCCACGGCGGCCACCACACCCGCGTATTCCGAGCCGGGCACAAAGGGCAGCGGCGGCTTCATCTGGTACTTGTTCTGCACGATGAGCAGGTCGGGGAAGTTCAGGCTGGCGGCCTTGATCTCGATGAGCACCTCGCCCGCGTTGGGGGTGGGGGTGGGCAGCTCCGTCCAGGTGAGCGCCTCGACGCCGGTGGGGTTGGTGCAAAGCCAGGCATGCATGGGGAAGTCTCCTGTCGGTCGGTCTTGTCAATGATGGTCCGCATGATAGGTGGGGCGCTGGCGTGCCGGATGTCCCACGAGCGACGGGCCGCTGCGTACCCGAGTCGCCACGCGTGCTCGCCGGTGCGGCAACGGCCTGCCCACCTACAATCCGTTGCAACCTCTCCCCAGACCATGAAGATTCTGATTTCCAATGACGACGGCTTCCAGGCACCCGGCATCGTGGCGCTGCATGACGCGCTCAAGACCCTCGACGGGGTCGAGGTGGAGGTCGTGGCGCCCGAGCACAACAACAGTGCCAAGTCCAATGCGCTGACACTGCATTCGCCGCTGTACGTGCACAAGGCAGCC of the Acidovorax sp. 107 genome contains:
- a CDS encoding alkaline phosphatase; translation: MTPQLRRRFLRQAALAATATALPRWAWSTPPTLQSNPFTLGVASGDPAPDGVMLWTRLLLTDPAQMQAAHTVRWEVAHDAGFAQIVQKGEAPALPALGHSVHVELQGLQPARWYHYRFMLGDAVSPTGRTRTAPAAGDLPGALRVAFASCQRWEHGHYAAWRHLVADQPDLVLFLGDYIYEYATPKTTTDLARTHSLRHATTLADYRDRYALHKSDPALQLAHATCPWAVTWDDHEVQNDYAADAGRGEAAGSAAFLAQRSAAWQAFYENMPLRAASLQRPVLDTRWDALQIYRRLRWGQLAHIHLLDSRQYRSWQACRTPDASSAPAVRPADCAELAQPQRSLLGSSQERWLDAGLAADTASAQATRWSVIAQQTLFSPRHYPSGTVPTDAWDGYPAARQRLLQSVARHTPRNTVLLGGDIHQNYVCRVHADAARADSAVVASEFCGTSISSRSGTTQAKVDAIVRHNPHVLLARCDQRGYGLADITPARWTTTLRVVDDPLRADSGASTLARFVVEDGRAGPQAA
- a CDS encoding diguanylate cyclase, with the protein product MADRPPSEIARETLKQLAARRLPPTPDNYLAIYDEIAGVRSPQPFPEGPLSSIQRVLPGQTPAQKRLLGQFERAIITRDWTSLQSVMVGYANLGLHPATASKPIEVADAPSALGELPAEFAEALARLIDNTLPALGDDDPRVIDMAQKLVTFLREPAPLLATAQPMLGNFSYRLSFATEEQASIRTSLLELLHMIFENIAVLSVDDRWLQGQAEALMSASTPPLTLRRLDDVQRRLKDVIFKQTEAKARSLEAQEQMKEMLATFIERLARITASSTSYQGAMERCADLIGKASTLQEIAPVLQEVMTATRAMALDSRVAHDELQDLRERTEAKRAEVAKLQEELDRASAQARHDPLTGSLNRKGLDEAVEREIARARRLGSTLCLALLDVDNFKTINDRLGHAGGDAALVHLAQVTREVMRPQDLLARYGGEEFVIVLPDTTAEAGVTAMTRLQRELTTRFFLQGTEKVLITFSAGVAQLGDSESSTDAIVRADQAMYLAKRSGKNRVMAA
- a CDS encoding NADPH:quinone oxidoreductase family protein, whose protein sequence is MHAWLCTNPTGVEALTWTELPTPTPNAGEVLIEIKAASLNFPDLLIVQNKYQMKPPLPFVPGSEYAGVVAAVGEGVTHLKVGQNVACLSGTGGFGTHTVAPAALCMPLPDGFSHVDAAAFIMIYATSHHALVDRAQLKAGETVLVLGAAGGVGTAAIQIAKAMGARVIAAASSDEKCALCTSIGADATINYSKDNLREAIKTLTDGKGPDVIYDPVGGDFAEPAFRSIAWRGRYLVVGFASGPIPALPFNLALLKGASIVGVFWGDFSKREPKANAAMMGELAQWYAQGKIKPVIDRTMPMAELPAAYAHMGSRGVMGKLVMVN
- a CDS encoding gamma-glutamyltransferase family protein, translated to MSPTALPATSPLRRPFSRNLLAPAALATLVALAGCVSAPSQFAYTVPAQPEGSSGYTEKPGWATEKFAVAAANPLATDAGYQILKAGGSAVDAAIAVQMVLTLVEPQSSGIGGGAFLLHSNGKVVEAYDGRETAPAAADEKLFLGADGKPVPFYDGVVGGRSVGVPGTVRMLEMAHKQHGKLPWATLFQPAITLAEGGFKVSARLNTLVKADAHLKKDPVAAAYFYKADGDARDVGVNLRNPELATVLRRIAAEGSKALHEGEIAQAIVDKVQKHPTNPGKLSLADMAGYQPKKRDALCHDYQVASKDYRVCGFPPPSSGAIAIGQILGILKNTDAAAKPLQDGLPSADWLHLYTEAARLAFADRAQYVADPDFVQPPAGSWTSLLAPPYLAERAKLIGTQSMKVAQPGNPGAVKTGFAPMPNQPEYGTSHISIVDAFGNAVAMTTTIEDQFGARQMVTTNAARSGGFLLNNELTDFSFAPTDAQGQPIANRVQPGKRPRSSMSPTLVFDKATGELLMSGGSPGGAAIIHYTAKTLYGVFNWGLMPQQAINLPNFGSMNGPTLLEEKRFPPATVEALRARGAEVREMNMTSGLQAITRGQAHGKKLWLGGADPRREGVVMGD